A single Mangrovimonas sp. YM274 DNA region contains:
- a CDS encoding Glu/Leu/Phe/Val dehydrogenase, translated as MISDVISSSELSKVDPVFGQLSFDNHEQVVFCNDKDTGLKAIIGIHNTVLGPALGGTRMWNYNNEWEALNDVLRLSRGMTYKSAITGLNLGGGKAVIIGDAKTQKTPELMKKFGEFVHSLSGKYITAEDVGMATSDMDLVREVTPYVTGISESKGGAGNPSPITAYGVFMGMKAAAKFKFGSDVLEDKTVFVQGIGNVGEALVEHLVNEGAKVTITDISPERLEMVSSKYGATIYKGKDIYSEAMDIYAPCALGATINDDTINRIQAKIIAGAANNQLAEERTHGKILQERGIVYAPDFLINAGGIINVYAELENYGRPEIIRKTENIYNTTLEILEKAQATQITTHEAALKTAQERIETRKKENAK; from the coding sequence ATGATTTCAGACGTTATAAGTTCTTCAGAACTTTCGAAAGTCGATCCGGTTTTTGGTCAATTGTCTTTTGACAACCATGAGCAAGTGGTTTTTTGCAACGACAAAGATACTGGTTTAAAAGCAATAATTGGTATTCATAACACAGTTTTAGGTCCTGCTCTGGGAGGTACAAGAATGTGGAACTACAACAACGAATGGGAAGCCTTAAACGACGTATTGCGTTTGTCTAGAGGGATGACCTATAAATCTGCAATTACGGGCCTAAACCTTGGTGGAGGGAAAGCTGTAATTATTGGAGATGCTAAGACCCAAAAAACTCCAGAACTTATGAAAAAGTTTGGTGAGTTTGTACATTCTTTGAGCGGTAAGTATATTACGGCAGAGGATGTTGGAATGGCAACTTCAGATATGGATTTGGTGAGGGAAGTAACGCCTTATGTAACGGGTATTTCAGAAAGCAAGGGTGGCGCTGGTAACCCATCGCCAATTACAGCTTATGGAGTGTTTATGGGAATGAAAGCAGCGGCCAAGTTTAAATTTGGTTCGGATGTGCTGGAGGACAAAACTGTGTTTGTACAGGGGATTGGTAATGTAGGGGAAGCCTTGGTTGAGCATTTGGTTAACGAAGGTGCGAAAGTAACCATTACCGATATAAGTCCTGAACGTTTGGAAATGGTAAGTTCAAAATACGGAGCTACCATCTATAAAGGAAAAGACATCTACAGCGAAGCTATGGATATCTATGCGCCTTGTGCTTTGGGAGCTACTATTAATGATGATACCATTAACCGTATTCAAGCAAAAATTATTGCTGGAGCAGCCAATAACCAATTGGCAGAAGAGCGTACTCATGGTAAAATCTTACAGGAGCGCGGTATTGTTTACGCTCCAGATTTCTTGATTAACGCAGGTGGAATCATTAATGTGTATGCTGAATTGGAGAATTACGGCAGACCAGAAATTATCCGCAAAACTGAAAATATCTACAATACAACATTGGAAATTCTTGAAAAGGCTCAAGCTACTCAAATTACAACCCACGAGGCAGCTTTGAAAACTGCTCAAGAGCGTATTGAAACGCGCAAGAAGGAAAACGCAAAATAA
- the nusB gene encoding transcription antitermination factor NusB, with the protein MLNRRHIRIKAMQTIYAFNGTESDDIKKDERFLLQSLDSMYDLYLVILALLIETHKRAEDHLNKSQKKFLATQEEKNPNAKFVNNSVLQALRNNHELLDEIESRKLNFWYLDFEYVEIIFKAIVESDLYKEYMASTNSSFKEDKELVATIFSEIIAPNDKLYDYFEDKKITWVDDLPIVNTSILKLLKKVKKDSPESYFTPDLYKDLDDRDFAVDLLKKTLLNVSKYNEDISKKTKNWDTERIASLDAVLLQMAICEFQKFPSIPVKVTINEYLEIAKEYSTPKSSIFINGILDKIIKEYTAEGKLNKIGRGLM; encoded by the coding sequence ATGCTTAATAGAAGACATATCCGTATTAAGGCGATGCAAACCATTTATGCTTTTAATGGTACAGAAAGTGACGACATCAAGAAGGATGAAAGATTTTTGCTTCAAAGTTTGGATAGTATGTACGATTTGTACTTGGTCATCCTAGCATTATTGATAGAAACTCACAAAAGAGCCGAAGACCACTTAAACAAGAGTCAGAAAAAATTCCTGGCAACACAGGAAGAAAAGAACCCCAATGCCAAATTTGTAAACAACTCCGTTCTACAGGCATTGAGAAACAATCATGAGCTTTTAGATGAAATTGAATCCAGAAAGTTGAATTTCTGGTATTTGGATTTTGAGTACGTAGAAATCATATTCAAAGCTATTGTTGAAAGTGATTTGTATAAGGAATACATGGCTTCAACAAATTCAAGCTTTAAAGAAGACAAGGAGTTGGTTGCTACCATCTTTTCTGAAATTATTGCGCCTAACGACAAACTGTACGACTATTTTGAGGATAAAAAGATTACTTGGGTAGATGATTTGCCCATAGTCAATACTAGTATTCTTAAATTATTGAAGAAAGTTAAAAAGGATAGTCCAGAGAGTTATTTTACGCCAGATTTGTACAAAGATTTGGATGATCGGGATTTTGCAGTAGACCTATTGAAGAAGACGCTTTTGAATGTGTCTAAGTACAATGAGGACATCTCCAAAAAAACTAAAAATTGGGATACCGAGCGTATTGCAAGCCTTGATGCGGTACTATTGCAAATGGCCATTTGCGAGTTTCAAAAGTTTCCATCGATCCCAGTAAAGGTAACCATTAATGAATATCTGGAAATAGCCAAGGAGTACTCCACACCAAAGAGTAGTATCTTTATAAATGGTATTTTAGACAAGATTATCAAGGAGTACACGGCTGAGGGCAAATTAAATAAAATTGGACGCGGATTGATGTAG
- a CDS encoding DUF1573 domain-containing protein, whose amino-acid sequence MKKVILSLSALCLVAFTSCKEDAASKVKSENVAVAAERDAVAGDLPVISFEETEHDFGTIKNGTPVETKFVYTNTGKAPLVVSNIKSTCGCTVPQDWSKEPLAPGESAEFTVKFNGKGKNQISKTITLTTNTEKGKEMVKIKAFIEADPADAAAKPAAAH is encoded by the coding sequence ATGAAAAAAGTGATATTAAGTTTAAGCGCTCTTTGTTTAGTAGCTTTTACTTCATGTAAAGAAGATGCAGCAAGTAAAGTAAAAAGTGAAAATGTAGCAGTAGCTGCAGAAAGAGATGCTGTTGCTGGAGACCTACCTGTAATCTCTTTTGAGGAAACAGAGCACGACTTTGGAACCATTAAAAACGGAACCCCAGTTGAAACTAAATTCGTTTATACAAATACTGGTAAAGCTCCTTTGGTAGTAAGCAACATCAAGAGTACTTGTGGATGTACAGTACCTCAGGATTGGAGTAAAGAGCCTTTGGCTCCAGGAGAATCTGCTGAGTTTACAGTGAAATTCAACGGTAAAGGTAAAAACCAAATCTCTAAAACGATTACCTTAACAACCAATACGGAAAAAGGTAAGGAAATGGTTAAAATTAAAGCATTTATCGAAGCTGATCCTGCAGACGCTGCAGCTAAGCCAGCAGCAGCACACTAA
- the yajC gene encoding preprotein translocase subunit YajC, with product MGNLTDFLPFIAMFAVVYFFMIAPQMKRAKQEKKFANELKRGDKVITKSGLHGKIVELNDKDNSCVIETLAGKIKFERSAISMEMSKKIQDKVATK from the coding sequence ATGGGAAACTTAACTGATTTTTTACCTTTTATAGCCATGTTTGCGGTGGTGTACTTCTTTATGATTGCACCGCAAATGAAAAGAGCTAAACAGGAAAAAAAGTTTGCTAACGAGCTAAAAAGGGGAGACAAAGTGATTACCAAAAGCGGTTTGCACGGTAAGATTGTCGAACTGAACGATAAAGACAATAGCTGCGTTATTGAAACCTTGGCGGGCAAAATAAAATTTGAACGTTCTGCCATTTCAATGGAAATGAGCAAAAAGATTCAAGACAAAGTAGCCACGAAATAG
- a CDS encoding YdeI family protein: protein MAKATSVEAYIENSNFPEALGLLRDIITSTEVEESLKWNAPVYAINGKNVIGLGAFKNHFGIWFFNGVFLKDEKQLLVNAQEKTKALRQMRFESIEDIDKNVVLSYVKEAIENQKLGKELKPERKGKTVEVPKELKELLEDSTELKQHFETLSPGKQREYCEYIASAKRDATKLSRLEKITPMILQGKGLYDKYKNC from the coding sequence ATGGCAAAGGCAACTTCTGTTGAAGCTTATATTGAAAACTCTAATTTCCCCGAAGCTCTGGGCCTTTTAAGGGATATCATCACTTCCACCGAAGTAGAAGAATCCCTGAAATGGAATGCTCCTGTGTATGCCATCAATGGTAAAAATGTTATTGGATTGGGAGCTTTTAAAAATCATTTCGGCATATGGTTTTTCAACGGTGTATTTTTAAAAGATGAGAAACAACTGTTGGTCAATGCTCAAGAAAAAACTAAGGCTTTAAGACAAATGCGCTTTGAAAGCATTGAGGACATAGATAAAAATGTAGTGCTTTCTTATGTAAAAGAAGCTATAGAAAACCAAAAATTGGGAAAAGAGCTCAAACCCGAGAGAAAAGGGAAAACTGTTGAAGTCCCAAAGGAACTCAAAGAGCTTCTTGAGGACAGTACAGAACTAAAGCAACATTTTGAAACCTTATCACCCGGTAAGCAGCGAGAATATTGCGAATACATTGCCTCTGCTAAAAGAGATGCGACAAAACTAAGTCGGTTGGAAAAGATCACTCCTATGATTTTACAGGGCAAAGGCTTATACGACAAATACAAGAATTGCTAA